From a region of the Dictyostelium discoideum AX4 chromosome 2 chromosome, whole genome shotgun sequence genome:
- the DB10 gene encoding coronin binding protein, whose protein sequence is MSNGGILAAMLGSSSNNSGSGSGSSSSSNSGYRASSSSPSSSSKIKLDSSSSSLSNSDSDLKSKFDSLKRKYSILSSDLIKTTTTLYIVKKKNKKLPKEKRFLLDRLLKFEDLSSDSEADIEDDKGFQDKPITTNNSGSNNPLKNLKDYSSGSSGSSRSGVNQPRSNINNSNDKYKSKSSSSNSNSSSSGGSLISSLLTGGNTYQNQNQNQNQNQNQNNNQSQLQQQQQPQPQIPEEGMCIGSSKDRLCKSKALPKSKYCWHHSPLDPNSGNIFCQYSNAKNKKCVMPVQKSKGTVYCTHHHTKFYETHRNGLLNNNNNSNNNSNSNSNNNNNGINNRNNSNNNSNNNSNNNSNNSNNRNITNGSNANKSNSPNNNLNTNNDNKNNNSNNNNNSNNNSNNGNSNNNNNNNIINNNNSNSNSNNNSNNNSNNNSNRNSPNHNNNGDNDNNTNNNTNNNNNNNNNNNNNNNNNNNNNNNNNNNNNYADNSNNNSSNSNNNNSNSNNNNDNKNENSDNQSVLRSNEKFTDENQKNGSDDQQNQSLQEETQQTTHVSEDLYSSP, encoded by the exons atgaGCAATGGAGGTATTTTAGCAGCAATGCTTGGAAGTAGcagtaataatagtggaaGTGGTAGTGGAAGTAGTAGTAGCAGTAATAGTGGCTATAGagcatcatcttcatcaccatcatcttcatcaaaaattaaattagattCATCATCGTCTTCATTATCTAATTCAGATT CTGACCTCAAATCCAAGTTTGATTcgttaaaaagaaaatattcgATTTTGTCATCCGACTTGATtaaaaccacaacaacattGTAtattgtgaaaaaaaaaaataaaaaattacctAAAGAAAAAAG atttttattggacagattattaaaatttgaagatTTATCATCAGACTCTGAAGCAGATATAGAAGATGACAAAGGTTTTCAAGATAAACCAATTACTACAAACAATAGTGGGTCAAATAACCCTCTTAAAAATCTAAAGGAttatagtagtggtagtagtggtagtagcaGAAGTGGAGTAAATCAACCACGTtccaatataaataattcaaacgataaatataaaagtaaaagtagtagtagtaatagtaatagtagtagtagtggcggttctttaatatcatcattacTAACAGGTGGTAATAcatatcaaaatcaaaatcaaaaccaaaaccaaaatcaaaatcaaaataataatcaatcacagctacaacaacaacaacaaccacaaccacaaatTCCAGAAGAAGGTATGTGTATAGGTTCATCTAAAGATAGATTATGTAAGAGTAAAGCTTTACCAAAATCTAAATATTGTTGGCATCATAGTCCACTCGATCCAAACAGTGGTAATATATTTTGTCAATATAGTAATGCAAAGAATAAGAAATGTGTTATGCCAGTACAAAAATCAAAGGGTACTGTTTATTGTACTCACCATCATACAAAGTTTTATGAAACTCATAGAAATGGTTtactcaacaacaataataacagcaacaataatagtaatagtaatagcaataataataataatggtattaataatagaaacAACAGCAATAACAACAGCAATAACAACAGCAATAACAACAGCAATAACAGCAACAATCGTAATATAACGAATGGCTCAAATGCCAATAAAAGCAATTCACCtaataacaatttaaatacCAATAACGataacaaaaacaataactcaaataataataataactcaaATAATAACtcaaataatggtaatagcaacaacaataataataataatattattaataataataatagcaatagcaatagtaataacaatagtaataataatagtaataacaatagtaatagaaACAGCCCAAATCATAATAACAATGGTGATAacgataataatactaataataatactaataataataataataataataataataataataataataataataataataataataataataataataataataataataataattatgccgacaatagtaataacaacagcagcaacagcaacaacaacaacagcaacagcaacaacaacaacgacaaTAAAAACGAAAATAGCGATAATCAAAGTGTTTTAAGATCAAATGAAAAGTTTACTGAcgaaaaccaaaaaaatgGTTCAGATgatcaacaaaatcaatcaCTACAAGAAGAAACACAACAAACAACTCATGTTTCAGAGGATCTTTACAGCTCTCCTTGA